The DNA window CGCCTGGAGGTTGTCTGCGAGCGGCTGGGAGTGGCTGCGCGCACCATTCAGCGCTGGAGGAAGCCCGCCACGGCGGAGGACCGGCGATGCGGCCCTCATACCCGGCCCGCCAACCGGCTCTCCGAGGTGGAGCGCCGCCGAGTGCTCGCGGTGGCCCCATGAAGGGCGCCACGCTCCTGGCCACCCTGCAGTGGCTGGGCGTCACACCGTCCTTCAGTCGGCCCCGCGTCTCGGACGACAACGCCTTCTCCGAGGCCCTCTTCCGTACGCTGAAGTACCGCCCCAGCTTTCCCCTGAGGCCCTTCGCGTCCGTCGAGGCCGCGCACGATTGGGTGACTCGCTTCGTGGACTGGTAGAACACCGAGCACCGACATTCGGCCATCCGCTTCGTCACACCCGACGACAGGCACTTCGGTCGCGAGGCCGCACTGCTGGCTCGACGCCACGGGCTCTACCAGCGTGCTCGAGCCCGTCACCCCGAGCGCTGGAGTCGCGGCACGCGCGACTGGACGCCGGCAGGCCCCGTGCGCCTCAACCCCGCTCCAAACCTCGCTCTGCTTCAGCAGGAAATGCGGGACGCCGGCTGAACCCTCTCACGCGACAACTACCTTGACGCTCGCCGAAGCGGCTCAATCAACTGCCACTGTTCGTCGGTCAGGTCCACCGGTCCGCTTCGAGCATGTCCATCGTCCTCATGTCGATCAGAGCCCCGACTTTCACTCCCATGCCCGCTCGCTCAACTTCGAGACCGGTTCTAGCCCCGGTGACGAGTGTCTGCTTCCTGTCGAAGGCCCTCACCCAAGGTTCGATTCCATCCAAAGACATGCACTGGAGTCTGTCTTGACGTGTTCACCAGGGCACTGGCACTTGGAAGGTCTTCCCAGGAGGCCCGCAATGCCACGCGTTTCCAGTGTCAAAGAATACTTCGATACGCTGCCCGCCCGCTTCGTGACGGGTGCTTCCAAGGGCGTCAACGCGGTCTTCCAGTTCAACCTGCCTGGGGATGGAGGCGGCACCTACCACGTGGAGGTCGCCGACGGCACCATGGCGGTGCATGAGGGGCCCGCGGCTTCGCCCACCGCGACGCTCCAGATGAACGCGCAGGAGTACCTCAAGATGGCGAATGGAGACCTCAACGGGATGATGGCCTTCATGAGCGGGAGCCTCAAGGTGACGGGCAACATGATGCTCGCCCAGAAGCTGCAAGCCATCTTCCCGCAGGGGGCCTGACGCGCGCCCATGGAGCCCGACTTCAATCCAGCGCATCCCGCCTTCCGGGCGGACCCCCACCGTTGGCTCGGCTGGCTGCGTGAGCGAGACCCCGTTCACTTCAGCCCGCGACTCAATGCCTGGGTCCTCACCCGGTACGACGACGTCCGCCGCGCCGCGACGGACGTGTCCCACTTCAGCAATGACACGCTGTCGGTCCTGGTGGGCAAGCACGCGGGAGCCATGGGGCCCCGGAGGACGGAGCACCGCATCGGCACGAACCTGGGCATGGCGGACGGTGCGGTCCACACCCGGCTCCGCGCCGCCATCGCGCCTTCCTTCACACCCGCGGCCATCCAACGACTGGAAGGGGAGCTCCAGCACTTCGTCGATGGGTTGCTGCGTCGGGCGGCGTCTGGAGGCGAGCTGGACCTCGTCGCCGGACTGGGCCGGCCGCTTGCCGTCGAGGCCGTGGCCTCCGGACTGTTCGGCATCCCCGAAGGAGAGCGGGAGCCGCTGTTCGGCTGGGCGGCGGCCACCACGCGCATCAGCGACCCCTTGCTCACCCGCGAGGAGCGCAGGGAGAACTTCCTCGAGCTCACCCGGTTCGCTGACTACCTGGACGCGCTGATTGTCCGGCGACGGCAACAGCCCGGGGACGACCTGCTCTCACGCATCGCCGACACGGACCGAAGTGGCCTCTCTCATCCGGAGGTGCTCGCGACGTGCATGTCGATTGTCGGGGGTGGCATCGACACGGTCAGCATGGGCATCAGCCGAGGCATCCTGGCGTTGCTGGACCATCCCGGCCAGATGGAGCTCCTGCGGGAGAACCCAGACCTGCTGCCGGGCGCGACGGAGGAGATCCTCCGCTTCTGCGCGCCCGCCGTGTTCGCCGCACGCGTGGTTCGCACGGACCTGGAGCTGAAGGAGAAGACGCTCAAGGCAGGGGACGTGGTGCTCTACTCACCGGCCGCGGCCTGTCGGGACCCCGCGGTCTTCTCGGATCCGGATCGCCTCGACCTGCGCCGCGAAGTCGAGCGGGGCCACAACCTGGCGTTTGGTCATGGCGCCCACTACTGCATCGGCGCGGCGCTCGCCCGGCTGGAGCTGCGCGTGGCCTTTCGCGGGGTCCTCTCCCGTCTGCCTCGCCTCGAGCTGAAGGTGCCCCGGTCCTTCCTGACGTATGGACGCAACCTCATGTCCATGGGCATCGAGTCCCTGCCCGTCACCTTCCGACCGGGCCCGCCTCAGAACATCCCGTTGCCATGAGTCAGCGTGTCCGGGATGGGCTGGTGGACATCCCAGTGCTCGGCGAGCTTCCCGTCCTCGACGCGGAACAGGTCGTAGAAGGCCATCCGCCTGTCGCCAAGCGCACCCTCGGATTGCGCGAACACGAAGTGGCCTTCGCCGATGATGCGATGGACACGCGCGTATCGCACAGGGGCGCCCCGGGCCGCGAGCGCCTGGAGGTGTGAGACGAAGCCGCTCACTCCATCCTCGACGCCGAGGCTGTGCTGGAGGTAGCGGTCCCCATCGAAGAACCCGTGAAGCGCTCCGAGCTCGCCCGACACGAGCGCGGTGTCGAGGAAGCGCGCGACCAGGGCCTTGTTGGCGGCGGTGCGCTCGAGGTCCTTCACCGCCGTGGGGCCGTCGACCATGGTGCGGCCGAGCGCGGACGCGGGCGGTTGCTCCTGCATCGCATCCCAGTGCTCCACGAGCAGTCCGTCGCGGAGGCGGAAGAGGTCGAACACGGCCCGCTTCTGTCCCGCGGAGAGCCACTCGCTGTGGACGAGGACCAGGTCGCCGTCCTCCAAGAAGCGCAGCGGGATGAACCGGTTGTCGGGGATGCGCTTCAGCTCGTCCAGCAGCCCCACCAGCCCCGCGCGACCCGAGGGCATGAAGGGGTTGTGCTGGACGTAGTCCTCGGCGACCAGGCGCTCGAAGACCGACCTGTTGGCCCGGCCGAAGCCGTCCTCCAGGAGCTCCATGACGACGGACCGCAGGGGACGCGAGGCCATTGAATCCTCCGAACGCCGTGGGCTACTTCTTCGTTGCCGCCTTCTTCGCGGGGGCCTTCTTCGCCGCCGCCTTCTTCTCCTGCGCGGGCCCCAGCAACGCGTCGACCTTCTGGGGCTCCGTCTCGCGCACCTTGGCCAGGCCGTTGGTGACAATCCACCGGGTGTTGGCGTCCCCCTTGCTGGCGCTCAGCCACCGCTCGCACAGCTCCAACACGAGCGCGGGGTTCTTCTTGCTGCCGTCACGGAGCAGGTTCGCGACGGACTTGCGGACATACAGGCTGGAGTCCGCGTTCAGCATCTCGAGGACGGGGACCACGCTCTCGAACTGCGTGCGAGCCAATCCCCGCAAGCCCTCGCTGGACGCCCTCCGGACGTTCTCATCCGATGCCCGCGCCCACTTGCGCACCTCTCCCAGCACCGCGTCGGGGTGCTTCTTGGACAGCTCCACCAGTGCCGTCGCCGCCACCTCGCGGACCTTCCAGTCGTCGCTCGCGGCCAGGGCGTGGATGTCCCCGAACACCGCCTTCGGGTTGGCCTTGCCGGCCGCCACCAAGGTCTTCACGTCCGATACCTTCGTAATCATGGCTTCTCCTCGGGAGCGTCGAACAACGGCCCGAATGTAGAGGGACTGGCGGCCCGGACGCGCTCCTTGCGCATCGCGGGCCACTCCAGGAGCCAGCGCTCGATGTCCCGAGCCACGGCCTCGCCCATCTCGGGCAACCGCCGCAGCCCCGTGCCCGGCTGTTGCTGGTGGATATCCACGATGCTCCGCGGCAACACATCCACCGTCCATGCGGCCTTCCGGTAGGCCCAGACACGGGAGGGGCTGGCCAGCTCCAGGTCCAGCTCCCAGCACTTCAAGAAGAGTCGCTCCGCGACCCACTTGTTCACCGCGAGCGGCCCCTCGGGGATGTACCGGGGCATGCGCGCGAGCACCCCGTGGCGCTCGCACAACTCCCGGACCTGCTGGCCGATGCGGGCCTTGTACTCACGAGGCGCGCTGGAGCTCGGCGTGCCATCCGGCTCGTTGCCGTAGAGCTTCCGCCATCGTCCTGGCAACGAGGGCTCCAGCCTCCCGGCGGCCTCCCAGGTGAGCGCGGCCTGTTCTCCCTCCATGCTCATGCCCGCACCGAGGACGAACTTGCCGCCATGCGCCGCCGTCATCCGCACGGCCTCGTCCAGGTGCGCGGTGTCGTCGCCCACGAAGGGGATGATGGGCATCAGCGACGCGCCCACCAGGATGCCCGCCGAGGCGAGCCGCTCCATGCACTGGAGCCGGCGCTGGAGGCCCGGGCTGCGAGGCTCGAAGGCGGCCTTCAGTCGCGGCGAGAGGTTGCTGAAGCTGATGACCACCCCCACCCAGCTTCGCCGGCTGAGCGCCTTCAGCAGGTCCAGGTCCCGCTCCAGGAGCGGGGAGCGCTCCACGATGAACACGGGGAAGGAGAGCTCATGCGCCACCTCCAGCATCTGGCGCGACAGCCGGTAGCGGTCCTCCGCGGGCTGCTGCCAGTCGCCACACGCGAGCACATCCCGCTCCAGCCGGGACAGCTCCGAGCGCAGCCGCTCCACCACGTTCGTCTTCACCTGGATGAGGGTGTCGAAGGTGGCCGGGTCCCGCTTCCCTAGATAGCGACCGCCTCGCAGGTAGCAGAAGGTGCAACCGCTGCGGCAGCCCACATACGGGTGCGCGCTGTAGCGCGTCCAGAACCACGGGCCGTCCACGCGCTTGTGCACGTGGACCACCTGGCGGGGCTGGTATTCCTCGAACGTGAGCTTCATGCCGTTATCAAGATGACGAAGGACACCCTGGCTAGAGCAGGCGGTGGGAGTCTGGCAAGCGGGACTTCGAAGCGGGCGCGCCCGGCCTGCCCTCCAGGGCATGTCGTCCGTGCAGTGCCGGATAGTGGCTCGCACTCGCGGACCAGAACCCGTGAAGTGATACACACTCGCCGTCCTTGTGCTTAACGGCCCCCGCCGTATTTGTGTAGACAAGTCCACGCGGCACAGACGTGTCTGACGATTCCTCAGAGGCTCCATGCCAGCTCTGTCTCTTGGACTTGAGCGGTTGTGTGCGGATGTGGAGGCTGCCGCCGCGCTTGCGGGGGCTTCCTTTTCCCGGGAGGTGACTCGCAACGTCCTGAAGTCCTATCCACGGTTTTTTACAAGCTCCGCGGTGAGCTTCCGCACGTCGACCCGGAAGCCAGAGAAGCGCGAGCTCAACGTGCGCTTCGTGGAGCTGGAGACTCCGGAGGACCCCTACGCGGTGGCGCTCGCCGAGGGCCTCATCCACCGCAGCGGTCACCCCATCGACGACCTGTTCGAGCAGGTCCAGCGCAACGTGCCCATCCTGGGGTACGGCCTGGACTTCGGCGTCGCCTACGGCGTGGAGAAGATATGGCCCTTCTTCCCCCACCGGCCCCAGCCGCTCGAGGTGCTGCGCACGCTCCCGTCGCTGCCCCAGAGCGTCCAGGCCCACTCGGGCTTCCTGGTCGAGCAT is part of the Myxococcus landrumus genome and encodes:
- a CDS encoding SCP2 sterol-binding domain-containing protein produces the protein MPRVSSVKEYFDTLPARFVTGASKGVNAVFQFNLPGDGGGTYHVEVADGTMAVHEGPAASPTATLQMNAQEYLKMANGDLNGMMAFMSGSLKVTGNMMLAQKLQAIFPQGA
- a CDS encoding aromatic prenyltransferase, giving the protein MPALSLGLERLCADVEAAAALAGASFSREVTRNVLKSYPRFFTSSAVSFRTSTRKPEKRELNVRFVELETPEDPYAVALAEGLIHRSGHPIDDLFEQVQRNVPILGYGLDFGVAYGVEKIWPFFPHRPQPLEVLRTLPSLPQSVQAHSGFLVEHDLTDLSLFALDYRSRSVNLYFMCRPGHFSTGQLGDLLGGLGFEHPGEELLEHCTRAVPIYFTFRWDRPRIERVCFGVIAPGPGQLPTHFHPIIGQFAAGVPFATERRNFIYSVTLSREETFIKVENDYSGTMTALMQVF
- a CDS encoding nuclear transport factor 2 family protein, whose translation is MASRPLRSVVMELLEDGFGRANRSVFERLVAEDYVQHNPFMPSGRAGLVGLLDELKRIPDNRFIPLRFLEDGDLVLVHSEWLSAGQKRAVFDLFRLRDGLLVEHWDAMQEQPPASALGRTMVDGPTAVKDLERTAANKALVARFLDTALVSGELGALHGFFDGDRYLQHSLGVEDGVSGFVSHLQALAARGAPVRYARVHRIIGEGHFVFAQSEGALGDRRMAFYDLFRVEDGKLAEHWDVHQPIPDTLTHGNGMF
- a CDS encoding HEAT repeat domain-containing protein, which codes for MITKVSDVKTLVAAGKANPKAVFGDIHALAASDDWKVREVAATALVELSKKHPDAVLGEVRKWARASDENVRRASSEGLRGLARTQFESVVPVLEMLNADSSLYVRKSVANLLRDGSKKNPALVLELCERWLSASKGDANTRWIVTNGLAKVRETEPQKVDALLGPAQEKKAAAKKAPAKKAATKK
- a CDS encoding cytochrome P450, producing the protein MEPDFNPAHPAFRADPHRWLGWLRERDPVHFSPRLNAWVLTRYDDVRRAATDVSHFSNDTLSVLVGKHAGAMGPRRTEHRIGTNLGMADGAVHTRLRAAIAPSFTPAAIQRLEGELQHFVDGLLRRAASGGELDLVAGLGRPLAVEAVASGLFGIPEGEREPLFGWAAATTRISDPLLTREERRENFLELTRFADYLDALIVRRRQQPGDDLLSRIADTDRSGLSHPEVLATCMSIVGGGIDTVSMGISRGILALLDHPGQMELLRENPDLLPGATEEILRFCAPAVFAARVVRTDLELKEKTLKAGDVVLYSPAAACRDPAVFSDPDRLDLRREVERGHNLAFGHGAHYCIGAALARLELRVAFRGVLSRLPRLELKVPRSFLTYGRNLMSMGIESLPVTFRPGPPQNIPLP
- a CDS encoding transposase, translated to MTLALVDEALAKGVRLEVVCERLGVAARTIQRWRKPATAEDRRCGPHTRPANRLSEVERRRVLAVAP
- a CDS encoding radical SAM protein; translation: MKLTFEEYQPRQVVHVHKRVDGPWFWTRYSAHPYVGCRSGCTFCYLRGGRYLGKRDPATFDTLIQVKTNVVERLRSELSRLERDVLACGDWQQPAEDRYRLSRQMLEVAHELSFPVFIVERSPLLERDLDLLKALSRRSWVGVVISFSNLSPRLKAAFEPRSPGLQRRLQCMERLASAGILVGASLMPIIPFVGDDTAHLDEAVRMTAAHGGKFVLGAGMSMEGEQAALTWEAAGRLEPSLPGRWRKLYGNEPDGTPSSSAPREYKARIGQQVRELCERHGVLARMPRYIPEGPLAVNKWVAERLFLKCWELDLELASPSRVWAYRKAAWTVDVLPRSIVDIHQQQPGTGLRRLPEMGEAVARDIERWLLEWPAMRKERVRAASPSTFGPLFDAPEEKP